A single region of the Coleofasciculus sp. FACHB-T130 genome encodes:
- a CDS encoding DNA-3-methyladenine glycosylase yields the protein MMYAIAIDFLKDSDPILGRLIDQIGACQLNQYELEGDLFFCLSRSILHQQLSTKVAKVIHERFLQLYPDTLFPSAQDVLDTPDEVLRSVGISRPKISYIKDLAHHALDGLPTIEELEVMEDESIIKTLTRVKGVGRWTVQMLLIFRLKRLDVLPVDDLGVRAGIRKLYNLEALPDRKTTERFGQKWKPYCSIASWYLWRSLELKPV from the coding sequence TTGATGTACGCGATCGCCATTGACTTTCTTAAGGATTCCGACCCTATCCTGGGACGACTCATTGACCAAATTGGTGCGTGTCAACTGAATCAGTACGAACTGGAAGGAGACTTGTTCTTTTGCCTATCCCGGTCAATTCTCCACCAACAACTTTCTACCAAGGTGGCTAAAGTCATCCACGAAAGGTTTCTCCAGCTTTACCCGGACACTCTGTTTCCTTCAGCGCAAGATGTCCTCGACACGCCGGATGAAGTCCTTCGCAGCGTGGGAATTTCGCGTCCCAAAATCTCTTATATCAAGGACTTGGCGCATCATGCGCTTGATGGATTGCCCACGATTGAGGAGTTGGAAGTCATGGAGGATGAGTCGATTATCAAGACTCTGACGCGGGTGAAAGGTGTCGGACGTTGGACTGTGCAGATGCTCTTGATTTTCCGTCTCAAGCGGTTGGATGTCTTGCCCGTGGATGACTTGGGTGTACGTGCAGGCATTCGGAAACTCTACAATCTTGAGGCACTTCCTGACCGCAAGACTACAGAACGTTTCGGACAAAAGTGGAAGCCTTATTGCAGTATCGCTTCGTGGTACTTGTGGCGCAGTTTGGAACTAAAGCCAGTTTGA
- a CDS encoding potassium transporter TrkA, with protein MSKITLSERVRYGFDNFMARGTVALIGGLALTSLAFIFLMGFLVSITGVAPEGSDRLHPLEAIWSVFMRTLDSGAMGGDTGWLFRFAMLFVTFGGIFIISTLIGILSSGIDTKLEDLRKGRSRVVETDHIVILGWSLQVFTLISELTLANANRPGTCIVILSEEDKVQMEDTLSNILGKRSKIRLVCRTGSPSNITDLGMVNVQTARSIVILSSSNAHADIQLIKTLLAITSIPRSVSQPYHIVAQVQDPKSSDVVSLIGRNDIEVLLTNDLISRIVVQTCRQSGLSTVYMELLDFSGNEIYIKAEPTLQGKTYGDALLAYNDSAVLGIKHADETIQLNPPIDRSLQPNEQLVLISEDDSTIHLSQLSNIPIDRQAIQVKEKNAIAAAENTLILGWNDRISTIIQLLDRYVAPGSTVTVVAEFPEAEVVSTESLNLQQQTVRYSQGNPTERQVLESLDLTKYNHVLVLCNTDLEPEQADAQILITLLYLRDIADRYKCNFQVVTEILDLRNQALAQVARPDDFVISEQIVSRLLAQVSEQKSLNAVFADLFSPEGSEIYLKPVGEYVALDHPVNFYTVVEAAKQRGESAIGYRCKADANNSGRAYGVTINPKKDQLITFAPQDTIVLLAEN; from the coding sequence ATGAGTAAAATTACGCTTTCAGAGCGCGTCCGCTACGGGTTCGATAATTTCATGGCTAGAGGTACTGTTGCTCTGATTGGCGGATTAGCCTTGACCTCTCTAGCCTTTATCTTTTTAATGGGGTTCTTGGTCAGCATCACCGGAGTTGCGCCGGAAGGAAGCGATCGCCTTCATCCTCTAGAAGCGATTTGGAGCGTTTTCATGCGGACTCTAGACTCAGGCGCAATGGGCGGCGATACAGGCTGGCTATTTCGGTTTGCGATGCTCTTTGTCACCTTTGGCGGTATCTTCATCATCAGTACCCTAATCGGCATTCTCAGTAGCGGCATCGATACGAAGCTAGAAGACTTACGGAAAGGACGTTCCCGTGTCGTTGAAACCGATCACATTGTAATTTTGGGTTGGTCGCTGCAAGTATTTACCCTCATCTCAGAACTCACCCTTGCTAATGCCAATCGACCCGGTACTTGCATTGTCATTCTCAGTGAAGAGGACAAAGTACAGATGGAAGATACCCTTTCTAATATCTTGGGTAAACGTTCCAAAATTCGCTTAGTTTGTCGCACGGGTAGTCCCAGCAATATTACTGACTTAGGGATGGTTAACGTCCAAACGGCACGCTCAATCGTGATTCTAAGCTCATCCAATGCCCATGCTGATATTCAACTCATAAAAACTCTGCTGGCAATTACCAGTATTCCGCGCAGCGTGTCCCAGCCTTATCACATCGTTGCTCAAGTTCAAGACCCCAAGAGTTCCGACGTTGTTAGTCTAATCGGACGCAACGACATAGAGGTTTTACTGACGAACGATCTCATCTCGCGGATCGTCGTGCAAACTTGTCGTCAATCAGGCTTATCAACGGTTTACATGGAGCTACTTGACTTTAGTGGGAATGAAATCTATATCAAAGCAGAACCAACTTTACAAGGAAAAACCTACGGCGATGCGCTTTTAGCCTACAACGATTCTGCGGTACTGGGAATTAAACACGCTGATGAGACGATCCAGCTTAATCCACCGATCGACAGGTCGTTACAACCCAACGAACAACTTGTTTTGATTAGCGAAGATGACAGTACCATTCATCTGTCTCAACTATCTAATATCCCTATCGATCGTCAAGCGATTCAAGTTAAAGAGAAAAATGCGATCGCTGCCGCAGAAAACACCTTAATTTTGGGATGGAATGACCGGATTTCTACCATTATTCAACTACTCGATCGTTACGTTGCTCCCGGCTCCACCGTTACAGTCGTTGCTGAGTTTCCAGAGGCTGAGGTCGTATCAACTGAATCGCTCAACTTACAACAACAGACTGTGCGGTATTCTCAGGGAAATCCTACCGAGCGTCAGGTATTAGAAAGCCTCGACTTAACTAAATACAATCATGTTCTTGTACTCTGCAATACTGACTTAGAACCAGAGCAAGCGGATGCTCAAATCTTGATTACATTGCTTTATCTGCGGGATATTGCCGATCGCTATAAGTGCAATTTTCAGGTTGTCACGGAAATTTTAGATTTGCGAAATCAAGCCTTGGCACAAGTGGCTCGCCCGGATGATTTTGTCATCAGTGAGCAAATTGTTAGTCGGCTGCTGGCTCAAGTTTCCGAACAGAAAAGCCTCAATGCTGTGTTTGCCGATCTCTTTAGTCCTGAAGGCTCAGAAATTTATCTTAAGCCTGTCGGTGAGTATGTTGCGCTCGATCATCCCGTTAATTTTTACACAGTTGTTGAAGCCGCCAAGCAACGTGGTGAATCGGCAATTGGCTATCGTTGTAAAGCGGATGCTAATAATTCAGGTAGAGCTTATGGGGTGACGATCAATCCCAAAAAAGATCAACTGATTACGTTTGCCCCGCAAGATACGATCGTTCTATTAGCGGAAAACTAA
- a CDS encoding DOPA 4,5-dioxygenase family protein, which translates to MKDTAQITGFHAHIYFDTSSRDAAARVREGLGASFEVQLGRWHDKPIGPHPKAMYQVAFLPEQFGKVVPWLMLNREGLDILVHPSTGDDVGDHTDRSLWLGEKLELNIEILRAIGIR; encoded by the coding sequence ATGAAAGATACTGCCCAGATTACGGGTTTTCATGCTCATATCTACTTCGATACTTCCAGTCGTGATGCGGCGGCGCGTGTACGTGAAGGATTGGGCGCGTCTTTTGAAGTGCAACTCGGACGTTGGCATGACAAGCCCATTGGTCCACACCCAAAGGCGATGTATCAAGTTGCATTCTTACCAGAGCAATTTGGCAAGGTTGTCCCTTGGTTAATGCTCAATCGTGAGGGATTGGATATTCTCGTCCACCCCTCAACAGGCGATGATGTGGGAGACCACACCGATCGTTCTCTGTGGTTGGGAGAGAAGCTAGAGCTGAATATCGAGATCCTAAGGGCGATTGGAATCCGCTAA
- the katG gene encoding catalase/peroxidase HPI, with amino-acid sequence MSSGSGCPFTGGGQKSQPRHMPSNRDWWPNYLNLSILHQHTPQANPMGEEFNYAEEFKSLDLAALRADIYELMTTSQDWWPADYGHYGPLFIRMAWHSAGTYRIGDGRGGAGSGSQRFEPLNSWPDNANLDKARMLLWPIKQKYGKKISWADLMIFAGNCALESMGFKTLGFAGGRVDVWQPEEDIYWGSEKAWLSNERYEGDRVLLNPLAAVQMGLIYVNPEGPDGEPDPVGSGRDIRDTFGRMAMNDEETVALTAGGHTFGKCHGAGEATHVGADPGGATIIDQGLGWKNAFNTGVGVDAITSGIEGAWTPTPTQWDNSYLETLFKYDWELTKSPAGAWQWKPKGDAGAGTVPDAHDPSKRHAPMMTTADMAMKMDPIYNQIARRYHDNPDEFAEAFAKAWFKLTHRDMGPRSRYLGSEVPQEEFLWQDPIPAVDHELIDEQDIAALKGKILASGLSVSQLVSTAWASASTFRCSDMRGGANGGRIRLAPQKDWEVNQPEQLATVLQTLEGIQQEFNSSQSGGKRVSLADLIVLGGCAGIEQAAKNAGHDVTVPFKPGRTDALQEKTDVESFAVLEPTADGFRNYKGGKHSESLEELLVDRAQLLSLSAPQMTALVGGLRVLGANFGGSKHGVFTDRPETLTNDFFVNLLDLGTTWKATSEDEYEFEGSDRKTGDLKWTATRVDLIFGSNSQLRALAEVYGCVDSQQKFVNDFVAAWDKVMNCDRYDLRSVLAKTSARSF; translated from the coding sequence ATGAGTAGCGGAAGCGGATGCCCATTTACGGGCGGCGGTCAGAAATCTCAGCCTCGTCATATGCCGTCGAACCGAGACTGGTGGCCGAATTATTTGAATCTGAGCATCCTCCACCAGCACACCCCCCAAGCCAATCCTATGGGTGAGGAATTCAACTACGCTGAGGAATTCAAGAGTCTTGACTTAGCTGCCTTGAGGGCAGATATCTACGAGCTGATGACCACCTCCCAGGACTGGTGGCCAGCCGACTACGGTCATTATGGGCCGCTCTTCATCCGGATGGCTTGGCACAGCGCCGGCACATATCGGATTGGCGATGGTCGCGGCGGCGCGGGTTCGGGTAGCCAGCGGTTTGAGCCGCTCAACAGTTGGCCGGACAATGCCAACCTCGACAAGGCGCGTATGTTGCTTTGGCCAATCAAGCAGAAATACGGCAAGAAAATCTCGTGGGCAGACCTCATGATCTTCGCTGGCAACTGCGCGCTTGAGTCGATGGGTTTCAAGACGTTGGGTTTTGCCGGTGGGCGCGTGGATGTCTGGCAGCCAGAGGAAGACATCTACTGGGGTTCTGAGAAAGCCTGGCTCAGCAATGAGCGTTACGAAGGCGATCGGGTGCTCCTGAATCCTCTCGCCGCCGTTCAGATGGGACTGATCTACGTGAACCCGGAAGGGCCAGACGGCGAGCCCGATCCGGTCGGCTCAGGGCGCGATATTCGCGACACCTTTGGTCGGATGGCGATGAACGACGAGGAGACAGTCGCGCTCACCGCCGGTGGCCACACGTTCGGCAAATGTCACGGTGCGGGCGAGGCGACGCACGTAGGGGCTGATCCTGGGGGTGCCACCATCATCGATCAGGGTCTCGGCTGGAAGAACGCCTTTAACACGGGTGTCGGCGTCGATGCGATCACCAGCGGTATCGAAGGCGCATGGACTCCCACTCCGACGCAGTGGGACAACAGCTATCTCGAAACCCTGTTTAAATATGACTGGGAGCTGACGAAAAGCCCCGCTGGCGCGTGGCAATGGAAGCCCAAGGGCGACGCTGGTGCGGGTACGGTACCCGACGCGCACGATCCGTCGAAACGGCACGCCCCCATGATGACCACGGCGGACATGGCGATGAAGATGGACCCCATCTACAACCAGATTGCGCGACGTTACCACGACAACCCGGATGAGTTTGCCGAGGCGTTCGCCAAGGCGTGGTTCAAGCTGACGCACCGCGACATGGGTCCCCGCTCGCGGTATCTCGGTTCAGAGGTTCCCCAGGAAGAGTTCTTGTGGCAAGATCCCATTCCCGCAGTCGATCATGAATTGATTGATGAGCAGGACATCGCTGCCCTCAAGGGCAAGATTCTTGCTTCGGGACTGTCTGTCTCCCAACTCGTTTCGACTGCTTGGGCGTCGGCGTCAACGTTCCGCTGCTCCGATATGCGCGGTGGAGCGAACGGGGGGCGCATTCGTCTCGCGCCGCAGAAGGATTGGGAAGTCAACCAGCCAGAGCAGTTGGCAACAGTGCTGCAAACCCTGGAGGGAATTCAACAGGAGTTTAACAGCTCGCAGTCTGGCGGCAAGCGGGTTTCGCTCGCTGACCTGATCGTTCTGGGCGGATGCGCGGGCATTGAGCAAGCGGCGAAAAATGCCGGTCACGATGTGACGGTTCCCTTCAAGCCGGGACGCACGGATGCGCTGCAAGAGAAAACGGATGTCGAGTCCTTCGCCGTGCTTGAGCCGACTGCGGACGGGTTCCGCAACTACAAAGGCGGCAAACATAGCGAATCGCTCGAAGAGCTACTGGTCGATCGGGCGCAGTTGCTGTCCCTGTCAGCCCCTCAGATGACGGCTCTCGTGGGCGGCTTGCGCGTTCTGGGTGCAAACTTTGGAGGGTCTAAACACGGCGTCTTCACCGATCGTCCAGAGACGTTGACCAATGACTTCTTCGTGAACCTGCTCGACCTGGGTACGACGTGGAAGGCGACCTCTGAAGATGAGTATGAGTTCGAGGGGAGCGATCGCAAAACAGGCGACCTGAAGTGGACTGCTACCCGTGTTGACCTGATCTTCGGCTCAAACTCTCAGCTCCGCGCCCTGGCGGAAGTCTATGGATGTGTGGACTCGCAGCAGAAGTTTGTCAATGACTTTGTGGCGGCGTGGGACAAGGTGATGAACTGCGATCGCTATGACCTTCGCTCAGTCTTAGCGAAAACCTCTGCGAGGAGTTTTTAA
- a CDS encoding helix-turn-helix transcriptional regulator, with protein sequence MDIVELFGSKVRHFRKLRQLSQDELAELCGLHRTYIGSVERGERNITLVNAEKIAHALSVSLCDLVKNND encoded by the coding sequence ATGGACATCGTAGAACTCTTTGGAAGCAAGGTCAGGCATTTTCGTAAACTTAGGCAGCTTTCACAGGATGAACTGGCTGAGCTCTGTGGACTGCATCGAACCTATATCGGTTCTGTTGAGCGGGGTGAAAGAAATATCACCCTAGTTAATGCGGAAAAAATAGCTCATGCTCTTTCAGTAAGTTTGTGTGACTTAGTTAAGAATAATGACTGA
- a CDS encoding restriction endonuclease, with protein MTEQSLESILIKYQNSFVEKVYIDENDDHDPLMDVFSLSPQLKRENRQYWGRELGMCWQSLVIEVCRTHCNDFQPALRFKNDEPCDLVVGNRAIDTKYRIGSGDSGTLKKFKSYGSLLRENGYEPIFLILRKDNLAAAITACHVGTWGVYIGDDSFGFLRNLTGFDLKAFLIERAGAYPVNR; from the coding sequence ATGACTGAACAATCTTTGGAAAGTATTTTAATAAAATATCAAAATTCTTTTGTCGAAAAAGTTTATATTGATGAAAATGATGATCACGATCCCTTAATGGATGTATTCAGTTTGTCACCTCAACTAAAGAGGGAGAACAGACAATACTGGGGACGAGAACTCGGCATGTGCTGGCAATCGTTAGTCATTGAGGTGTGTCGAACCCATTGTAATGACTTTCAACCAGCCCTTAGATTTAAAAATGATGAACCTTGCGACTTGGTAGTTGGGAATCGCGCGATTGATACCAAGTACAGAATCGGTTCTGGTGATTCAGGAACTTTAAAGAAGTTTAAATCTTATGGTTCCTTACTTAGGGAAAATGGATATGAGCCGATTTTCCTGATTCTCAGGAAAGATAATTTAGCTGCTGCCATTACAGCATGTCACGTAGGAACTTGGGGTGTTTATATTGGCGACGACTCGTTTGGATTTTTGAGAAATTTAACCGGGTTTGATCTTAAAGCTTTTCTTATAGAGAGAGCGGGAGCCTACCCTGTAAACCGCTAA